In Blastopirellula sp. J2-11, a single genomic region encodes these proteins:
- a CDS encoding adenylosuccinate synthase, protein MPGTCVIGLQWGDEAKGKLVDLLTKRHDVVARFLGGANAGHTVVDGENTYKLHHIPSGILSLDVANVVTAGVVINPPILLQEIDGLKARGVPVKNLQLSDRAHIIFPWHMAEDRAMNQSTADGENIGTTMRGIGPCYRDKVGRAHAIRLGDLVRPGLKEKIALITAAKNKTIASMYDSGAFTPLDADAIYTEYAAYADQMREYVTDSTAYLLDAADEDKRILFEGAQGALLDVDHGTYPFVTSSNSSGVGASAGSGVPAKFITQVIGVIKAYSTRVGGGPFPTEQENELGEKIRVRGNEFGTTTGRPRRCGWFDAVAVRYTARISGVDTLALMMLDVLSTLDEIKICVAYDLNGERLTHFPSHVDDIRQVKPIYETLPGWAEEITGARSLEDLPANALAYIERISELVGCEVGVVSVGPDRKQTIFTEPMAMLAGAAS, encoded by the coding sequence GTGCCTGGAACGTGCGTCATCGGCTTGCAGTGGGGGGACGAGGCCAAAGGCAAGCTCGTCGATTTGTTGACGAAGCGCCACGATGTGGTCGCTCGGTTTTTGGGAGGCGCAAACGCCGGCCATACCGTCGTCGACGGAGAAAACACCTATAAGCTGCACCATATTCCGAGCGGGATTCTCAGCCTCGACGTCGCCAACGTCGTCACGGCGGGCGTCGTTATTAATCCGCCGATTTTGTTGCAAGAGATTGATGGGCTGAAAGCTCGTGGAGTGCCGGTGAAGAACCTGCAACTCAGCGATCGCGCCCATATCATCTTCCCATGGCACATGGCCGAAGATCGGGCCATGAATCAATCGACCGCCGATGGCGAGAATATCGGCACCACGATGCGCGGTATCGGACCTTGCTATCGTGATAAAGTCGGCCGCGCCCATGCGATTCGACTTGGCGATCTGGTTCGTCCCGGTCTGAAAGAAAAGATTGCGCTGATTACGGCCGCCAAAAACAAGACGATCGCCAGCATGTATGACAGCGGAGCTTTTACGCCGCTCGACGCTGATGCGATCTATACCGAATACGCCGCGTATGCCGATCAGATGCGCGAATATGTGACCGACTCAACCGCCTATCTGCTCGATGCGGCCGATGAGGACAAACGCATTTTGTTTGAAGGCGCCCAAGGGGCGCTGTTGGACGTTGATCACGGGACCTACCCGTTTGTGACCAGCAGCAATAGTTCTGGCGTCGGCGCTTCGGCCGGATCAGGCGTTCCCGCCAAGTTCATCACCCAGGTGATCGGCGTCATCAAAGCGTACAGCACTCGTGTTGGCGGCGGACCTTTTCCGACCGAGCAGGAAAATGAGCTGGGCGAAAAGATCCGTGTTCGCGGCAACGAATTTGGCACAACTACCGGTCGCCCACGACGTTGCGGCTGGTTTGACGCGGTCGCCGTTCGCTACACCGCGCGGATTAGCGGCGTCGATACGCTGGCGCTGATGATGTTGGACGTGTTGTCGACGTTGGACGAAATCAAGATCTGCGTCGCGTATGACCTGAACGGAGAGCGTTTGACCCACTTCCCCAGTCATGTCGATGACATTCGCCAGGTGAAGCCGATTTACGAAACGCTCCCCGGTTGGGCGGAAGAAATCACCGGCGCTCGTAGCCTGGAGGATTTGCCAGCCAACGCACTCGCCTATATCGAGCGGATTTCGGAACTGGTAGGGTGCGAAGTAGGGGTCGTTTCAGTCGGTCCAGACCGCAAGCAAACGATTTTTACCGAGCCGATGGCCATGTTGGCGGGCGCCGCGTCGTAA
- a CDS encoding CPBP family intramembrane glutamic endopeptidase, with translation MPEDDPQNEPEIDEAPPLSPREHAEYFVRSVVLLEAALLGVAILLGWIFGVSPWQSASWTSEQPLAAAWAFGIGVVATLPLIAFFFFLRFNKSAASLDLRRVMETQVVPQFSSATMLELGIVAFAAGLCEEALFRGFLQSGLTSILSDSFGGAATAILVASALFGLAHYLSPEYAAAATTMGCYFGLLFYWTDDLIAPITTHFLYDWFALVYMRSRGATSADSVDD, from the coding sequence TTGCCTGAAGATGACCCCCAAAACGAGCCGGAAATCGACGAAGCGCCGCCGCTTAGTCCTCGCGAGCATGCGGAATACTTTGTTCGTTCGGTCGTTTTGCTCGAAGCGGCGCTGCTGGGCGTCGCCATTTTATTGGGCTGGATATTTGGCGTTTCCCCCTGGCAAAGCGCCAGTTGGACATCGGAACAGCCGTTGGCCGCCGCTTGGGCATTTGGAATCGGCGTCGTCGCGACCTTGCCGCTGATCGCCTTTTTCTTCTTTCTCCGCTTTAACAAAAGCGCCGCGTCGCTGGATTTGCGGCGTGTGATGGAAACGCAAGTTGTCCCTCAATTTTCCTCGGCCACCATGCTCGAACTGGGAATTGTTGCGTTTGCCGCGGGACTCTGCGAAGAGGCGCTCTTCCGCGGTTTTCTGCAATCTGGTTTAACGTCGATCCTGTCCGATTCGTTTGGGGGCGCTGCGACGGCGATCCTTGTCGCCAGCGCCTTATTTGGACTGGCCCACTATCTTTCGCCTGAGTACGCCGCCGCCGCGACCACCATGGGCTGCTATTTTGGGCTGCTGTTCTATTGGACAGACGACCTAATCGCGCCGATCACCACGCACTTTCTGTATGATTGGTTCGCGCTGGTTTACATGCGCAGCCGCGGCGCAACATCCGCCGATTCTGTCGACGACTAG
- a CDS encoding carbon-nitrogen hydrolase family protein: METLDLKDFEWKTVIRNLTIDDFDQLVEMQSRCFPGMNPWSREHIESQIKTFPDGQICIEIDGKLAASSSSLIVDYNPNMAWHNWSAVADNGYIRNHNPKGDTLYGIEIMVDPEFRGMRLSRRLYDARKEVCRHYNLSRIIIGGRIPGYHNHADSLSAREYIEKVIERALFDPVLTAQLANGFALQGLIPNYFPGDEASRGYATFLEWLNLDYQRGAKRRYHHVVEPIRLAVVQYEMRPVKDFSEFATQCEFFIDVASDYKSDFVVFPELFTTQLLSCVAGSRPGQAARRLAEFTPQYLDLFTEMAVKHNVNIIGGSQFVIEDETLYNVSYLFRRDGTLGKQYKIHITPSERKWWGVSPGDKVEVFDTDCGKISILVCYDIEFPELVRIAAQKDAGIVFVPFNTDTRQGYLRIRHCALARCVENHVYVAVSGCTGNLPFVENSDLHYAQSAIFTPADAEFARDAIAAECNPNIETMIIHDVDVEQLRRHRESGNVQNWNDRRRDLYKVVYMEDGAEREI; encoded by the coding sequence ATGGAAACGCTGGATCTGAAGGATTTTGAGTGGAAAACTGTCATCCGTAATCTGACGATCGATGACTTTGACCAGTTGGTCGAAATGCAAAGTCGTTGCTTTCCGGGGATGAATCCCTGGAGCCGCGAACATATCGAGAGTCAGATCAAAACCTTCCCCGACGGACAGATCTGCATCGAAATCGACGGCAAACTGGCCGCTTCCAGCAGCAGCTTGATCGTCGACTACAACCCGAACATGGCCTGGCACAACTGGTCCGCCGTCGCCGACAACGGTTACATTCGGAATCATAATCCCAAGGGAGACACGCTCTACGGGATCGAAATCATGGTCGACCCCGAGTTCCGCGGCATGCGACTCTCGCGGCGTCTCTATGACGCTCGCAAAGAAGTTTGCCGGCATTACAATCTCTCGCGAATCATCATCGGCGGTCGCATCCCCGGCTACCACAATCACGCCGATTCGCTTTCGGCCCGAGAATACATCGAAAAAGTGATCGAGCGGGCCCTGTTTGACCCGGTGCTAACCGCCCAACTGGCCAACGGATTCGCCCTGCAAGGTTTGATTCCCAATTATTTTCCTGGCGACGAAGCGTCACGCGGCTACGCGACGTTTCTCGAGTGGCTCAACCTCGACTATCAACGGGGCGCCAAGCGTCGCTATCACCATGTGGTCGAACCGATTCGCCTGGCGGTGGTGCAATACGAAATGCGCCCCGTGAAAGACTTCAGCGAGTTCGCGACGCAGTGCGAGTTCTTCATTGACGTCGCCTCCGATTACAAAAGCGACTTTGTGGTCTTTCCAGAACTCTTCACCACCCAGTTGCTCTCGTGCGTCGCAGGCTCGCGTCCCGGTCAGGCGGCTCGCCGTCTGGCCGAGTTCACGCCGCAATATCTCGACCTGTTCACCGAGATGGCGGTCAAACACAACGTTAACATCATCGGCGGTTCGCAGTTTGTGATCGAAGATGAGACCCTTTACAACGTCTCTTATCTGTTCCGCCGCGATGGGACGCTCGGCAAGCAATACAAAATTCACATCACCCCCAGCGAACGCAAATGGTGGGGCGTTTCGCCCGGCGACAAAGTCGAAGTGTTTGACACCGACTGCGGCAAAATCTCAATCCTGGTCTGTTACGACATCGAATTTCCCGAGCTTGTCCGCATTGCGGCTCAAAAGGACGCCGGCATCGTCTTTGTCCCCTTCAATACTGACACGCGACAAGGCTACCTGCGGATTCGTCACTGCGCGTTGGCTCGTTGCGTCGAAAATCACGTTTATGTCGCCGTGTCTGGCTGCACCGGCAACTTGCCTTTCGTCGAAAACTCGGATCTGCACTACGCTCAATCGGCAATTTTTACGCCGGCAGACGCCGAGTTCGCCCGCGATGCGATCGCGGCCGAGTGCAATCCGAACATCGAGACGATGATTATCCATGACGTCGACGTCGAGCAATTACGCCGGCACCGAGAAAGCGGCAACGTGCAAAACTGGAATGATCGCCGCCGCGATCTCTACAAAGTCGTCTACATGGAAGATGGCGCCGAGCGAGAGATTTAA
- a CDS encoding PhoH family protein gives MYEATIRFLDNSSVLQLFGARDQHVRRIRESLGVTITHRDGQVRISGREVAVAQATKVIEALRKKVERQGLITLDEVEDSLADVTGETIKPKTLPIAVFKKTQRVSPMTPGQAVYVETMREHEMVFALGPAGTGKTFLAVALAVESLLEQRIRKIVLVRPAVEAGEQLGFLPGTLHEKINPYLQPMLDSLGEMIDRDQVARYMEQNVIEVIPLAFMRGRTLNDAFIILDEAQNTTISQMKMFLTRMGKNSRMVISGDATQNDLPHNVSSGLSDAILRLKDIQGIGQVQLTQADIVRHALVQEIVNAYERGPNTT, from the coding sequence ATGTACGAAGCGACTATCCGATTTCTCGACAACTCGTCCGTTCTCCAGCTATTTGGCGCACGCGATCAACATGTTCGCCGTATCCGCGAATCACTGGGCGTGACGATTACGCATCGCGATGGACAGGTGCGCATTTCCGGCCGCGAAGTCGCCGTCGCCCAGGCGACCAAAGTCATTGAGGCGCTGCGAAAAAAAGTGGAACGCCAAGGACTGATCACGCTGGACGAAGTAGAAGATTCGCTGGCCGACGTGACCGGCGAAACGATCAAGCCGAAGACGCTGCCGATCGCCGTTTTCAAGAAGACGCAGCGGGTCTCGCCGATGACCCCTGGTCAGGCCGTCTATGTCGAGACGATGCGCGAGCATGAAATGGTGTTTGCGTTGGGACCAGCTGGTACCGGGAAGACCTTTCTAGCGGTCGCATTGGCGGTTGAATCTCTGTTGGAGCAACGCATCCGCAAGATCGTCCTGGTTCGTCCAGCGGTCGAAGCGGGAGAGCAACTTGGGTTTCTCCCTGGTACGCTACACGAGAAGATCAATCCTTATTTGCAGCCGATGCTCGATTCGCTAGGCGAAATGATCGATCGCGACCAGGTCGCGCGGTACATGGAGCAGAACGTGATCGAAGTAATTCCGCTAGCGTTCATGCGGGGACGGACCCTGAACGATGCGTTCATTATTTTAGACGAAGCGCAAAACACGACGATCTCACAAATGAAGATGTTCTTGACCCGCATGGGAAAGAACTCACGGATGGTGATCTCTGGCGACGCGACGCAAAATGACTTGCCGCATAACGTAAGCAGCGGCTTGAGCGACGCGATCCTGCGACTGAAGGATATCCAGGGAATTGGCCAGGTGCAGCTGACGCAAGCCGACATCGTGCGGCACGCGCTGGTGCAAGAAATTGTGAACGCTTACGAACGGGGACCGAACACGACCTAG
- the lhgO gene encoding L-2-hydroxyglutarate oxidase translates to MRYDAIVLGGGIVGLATAYEMLLRDPRRHVIVCEKEAALATHQTGRNSGVLHSGIYYKPGSLKATNCRAGKALMEQFCREQSIPYDICGKVIVAVEPAELPQLEKIYQRGQANGVRCERIGRERLLELEPYCAGIEAIHVPEAGIVDYRQVSEKLADSIRQRGGEIWLNAKVLSITELESETAVETTAGALVGEIAINCCGLYSDRVARLSGANPEAKIVPFRGEYFELRPEAERLCRNLIYPVPDLSFPFLGVHFTRMIHGGVECGPNAVMALAREGYGKLDVNLRDLWESISYGGFRKLAWRHWKAGLQEFYRSCSRTAFLRSLQRLMPEIQATDISSAPAGIRAQAIAPSGDLVDDFLIQRAGRMVNVLNAPSPAATSSLQIAKTIVDTL, encoded by the coding sequence ATGCGCTACGATGCTATCGTCTTGGGGGGAGGAATTGTCGGGCTAGCAACCGCCTACGAAATGCTGCTACGTGATCCCCGCCGTCACGTCATCGTCTGTGAGAAAGAGGCCGCATTGGCGACGCATCAAACAGGTCGCAATTCAGGTGTGCTCCACTCGGGCATTTACTACAAGCCTGGTTCGCTGAAGGCGACCAACTGCCGCGCCGGCAAAGCATTGATGGAGCAGTTTTGTCGCGAGCAGTCGATCCCATATGACATTTGCGGGAAAGTCATTGTCGCGGTCGAGCCTGCCGAGTTGCCGCAATTGGAGAAGATCTATCAGCGGGGGCAAGCCAACGGCGTCCGCTGCGAGCGTATTGGCCGCGAACGTCTGCTTGAGTTAGAGCCGTACTGCGCCGGTATCGAAGCGATTCATGTGCCGGAGGCCGGCATCGTCGACTATCGCCAGGTCAGTGAAAAGCTGGCGGATTCGATTCGCCAGCGGGGCGGCGAAATTTGGCTAAATGCAAAAGTTCTTTCGATCACCGAACTCGAAAGTGAAACCGCTGTCGAAACGACCGCTGGGGCGCTTGTCGGCGAGATCGCAATCAACTGCTGCGGGCTCTATAGCGATCGAGTTGCGCGACTTTCCGGCGCTAACCCTGAGGCCAAGATTGTGCCGTTTCGGGGCGAATACTTCGAGTTGCGTCCCGAAGCGGAGCGCCTTTGCCGCAACCTGATTTACCCCGTTCCCGATCTTAGCTTTCCGTTTTTGGGCGTTCATTTTACGCGGATGATCCACGGCGGCGTCGAGTGCGGCCCCAACGCCGTGATGGCGCTGGCTCGTGAAGGATACGGCAAATTGGATGTCAATTTGCGTGATTTGTGGGAGTCGATTTCGTACGGCGGTTTTCGGAAACTGGCCTGGCGTCACTGGAAAGCAGGCCTGCAAGAGTTCTATCGTTCTTGCTCGCGGACGGCGTTTTTAAGGTCGCTACAGCGTTTGATGCCGGAGATTCAAGCGACCGACATCTCGTCGGCGCCGGCCGGCATTCGCGCGCAAGCGATCGCTCCAAGCGGCGATCTGGTCGACGATTTTTTGATTCAGCGGGCAGGGCGCATGGTGAACGTGCTCAATGCGCCGAGTCCCGCGGCGACATCTTCGCTGCAAATTGCGAAAACGATCGTCGATACGCTTTAA
- a CDS encoding HD family phosphohydrolase has protein sequence MRRWIAQLQRPENAAMVALTAMSALILWAVTISWMPPFSFREDFVPPRDVVSRIDFAVPDPAGDQRARDAAAANALTVYENDPAPLEQMRGKLQSALARIVSANEFTPEIAAAWDEFLKTPAAPDQAIPETEKRRHFDKFHAFYAKEGKLTALEQGVAAALTNFTKNGLMDNNDQAENKGNKAEVIVYRKGEPDARRTVSISDLLIAQARNNLKKNLEIELSQLQEEESNAEVIDPIYYWMSANLPSTLTKNEIATNTQRQATIDKVEPVMRHIPLGEALAKGGVPLEGESLKLLRSEHVAFCDSLPLTKQLWRSLSIFGMFIALATLSGVYLAFKSPQVLHSVHDFLMFLTPVAGAVVLSYWIDDAWRAELVPLMALGMLLAIVYRQELALLVSACAMLAVVFLVGEGLATFVTIAAATATAILMTVRIRSRTKLIFVGVWAGIAAFATQLGVGVVVGQPLGLRLLEIAAWQAGWAIVTGFLMTGLLPFIEKSYGVLTDISLLELGDAAHPLLQELVRRAPGTYNHSINVASIAEAASDAIGANGLLARVGAYFHDIGKMMKPEYFIENQSGEGNRHATLLPAMSTLIIIAHVKDGADLARKHKLPRAIIDFIEQHHGTTLVEYFYREASRRNESDPSSSEEVDESSYRYPGPKPQSKEAGVMMIADMIESASRTLVDPTPARIENLVEELTMKRLLDGQFDESGLTLSELRKIQDSVTKSLTAVYHGRVKYPSQQRA, from the coding sequence ATGCGTCGCTGGATCGCGCAACTTCAGCGTCCTGAGAATGCGGCGATGGTGGCGCTGACCGCGATGTCGGCGCTGATCTTGTGGGCGGTGACGATCTCTTGGATGCCGCCGTTCTCGTTTCGCGAGGATTTTGTTCCTCCGCGTGACGTCGTTTCCCGCATTGATTTCGCCGTGCCTGACCCGGCGGGAGACCAGCGTGCTCGCGATGCGGCCGCCGCTAATGCGCTGACTGTCTATGAAAATGATCCTGCGCCGCTCGAGCAAATGCGCGGAAAGTTGCAGTCGGCCCTAGCGAGGATTGTTTCGGCCAATGAATTCACTCCTGAGATCGCCGCCGCTTGGGATGAGTTTCTGAAAACGCCGGCCGCCCCGGATCAGGCGATTCCGGAAACCGAAAAACGCCGCCACTTTGACAAGTTTCACGCGTTCTACGCCAAAGAAGGAAAGCTGACGGCGCTGGAGCAGGGAGTCGCCGCCGCGCTGACGAACTTCACCAAAAACGGCCTGATGGACAACAACGACCAGGCCGAGAACAAAGGAAACAAAGCCGAAGTCATCGTCTATCGCAAGGGGGAACCCGATGCGCGGCGGACCGTTTCGATCTCCGACTTGTTGATCGCGCAGGCACGCAACAATCTGAAAAAGAATCTCGAAATCGAGCTAAGCCAGCTGCAAGAAGAAGAGTCGAACGCCGAGGTGATCGACCCGATCTACTACTGGATGAGCGCCAACTTGCCCAGCACGTTGACGAAAAACGAAATTGCCACGAACACCCAACGACAAGCGACGATCGACAAAGTTGAGCCGGTCATGCGGCATATTCCCTTGGGCGAAGCTCTCGCCAAGGGAGGAGTGCCGCTCGAAGGGGAATCGCTGAAGCTGCTTCGCAGCGAGCACGTCGCCTTTTGCGATAGTCTGCCGCTGACCAAGCAACTATGGCGATCGCTTTCGATCTTCGGCATGTTTATCGCCTTGGCGACTTTGTCCGGCGTCTATCTGGCGTTCAAGTCTCCCCAGGTGCTGCATTCGGTCCATGACTTCTTGATGTTTTTGACTCCGGTCGCCGGCGCGGTGGTGTTGTCGTACTGGATCGACGACGCTTGGCGCGCCGAACTGGTGCCGCTGATGGCGCTCGGCATGTTGTTGGCGATCGTCTATCGCCAAGAGTTGGCGCTGTTGGTTTCGGCCTGCGCCATGCTGGCGGTCGTCTTTTTGGTCGGTGAAGGTTTAGCGACCTTCGTAACGATCGCGGCGGCGACAGCGACGGCGATCTTAATGACCGTTCGCATCCGCAGTCGCACCAAGCTGATTTTTGTCGGCGTTTGGGCTGGTATCGCTGCTTTCGCAACGCAATTAGGCGTGGGAGTCGTGGTTGGTCAACCGCTGGGACTGCGCCTGTTAGAAATCGCCGCCTGGCAAGCTGGATGGGCGATTGTGACCGGCTTCTTAATGACCGGCCTGTTGCCGTTTATCGAAAAAAGCTACGGCGTATTGACCGATATCAGTTTGCTCGAACTGGGGGACGCCGCTCACCCGCTGCTGCAAGAGTTGGTCCGCCGCGCTCCCGGCACCTATAACCACTCGATCAACGTCGCGTCGATCGCCGAAGCGGCCTCTGATGCGATTGGAGCCAATGGGCTATTGGCCCGCGTCGGCGCTTACTTCCACGACATCGGCAAGATGATGAAGCCGGAGTACTTCATCGAAAATCAGTCAGGCGAAGGAAACCGTCACGCCACTTTGCTGCCGGCGATGAGCACATTGATTATTATCGCTCACGTGAAAGATGGCGCCGACCTTGCGCGCAAGCACAAGTTGCCCCGCGCGATTATCGACTTTATCGAACAACACCACGGTACGACGCTGGTCGAGTATTTTTATCGCGAAGCGAGCCGTCGCAATGAAAGCGATCCTTCCAGTTCGGAAGAAGTCGACGAAAGCAGCTATCGATATCCCGGTCCCAAACCGCAATCGAAAGAGGCCGGGGTGATGATGATCGCCGACATGATCGAGAGCGCCAGTCGCACGCTGGTCGATCCGACTCCGGCACGTATCGAAAACCTGGTCGAAGAACTGACGATGAAGCGTCTGCTGGATGGTCAGTTTGACGAATCAGGTTTGACCCTTTCCGAATTGCGGAAGATTCAAGATAGCGTTACGAAGAGTCTGACGGCCGTTTATCACGGTCGCGTAAAATACCCCAGTCAACAGCGAGCCTAG
- a CDS encoding phosphatidate cytidylyltransferase codes for MLRWRLIGAVAIIVPVVLLCWLDYSWNFDRPGIWLLPLAILIAIAASEEVLGLLRAKKLRPAGWACHVGALLVMGSAGLSILWPFAPETLPPDPSKWILFALAAGMVLSMISEMRRYEKPGWAIVHVGLTIFTIAYVGGLMSFLLRLRLMHSDLPDGNAWGMIALLSMIVATKTSDAGAYFTGRFLGRTKLAPNLSPGKTVEGAIGGLVAAVFGAWIVFAVVAPQLTTSEPPAFWRLCLYAVCVAIAGMIGDLAESLFKRDMESKDSSTWLIGLGGVLDVMDSILVAAPMALFFWEIGLIGPR; via the coding sequence GTGCTGAGATGGCGATTGATCGGCGCTGTGGCGATCATCGTTCCGGTAGTCCTGCTTTGCTGGCTGGACTACAGCTGGAACTTTGACCGCCCTGGAATTTGGCTCCTGCCGTTGGCGATTCTGATTGCAATCGCCGCTTCGGAAGAAGTGCTTGGGCTGCTGCGCGCGAAAAAGTTGCGTCCCGCCGGATGGGCTTGTCACGTCGGCGCTTTGCTGGTGATGGGAAGCGCCGGGCTGTCGATCTTGTGGCCGTTTGCACCAGAGACGCTTCCCCCAGATCCGTCCAAGTGGATCTTGTTCGCACTTGCCGCAGGCATGGTCTTGTCGATGATTAGCGAAATGCGCCGGTACGAAAAGCCAGGCTGGGCGATCGTGCATGTCGGTTTGACGATCTTTACGATCGCCTATGTCGGCGGCTTGATGAGCTTTCTTTTACGGCTGCGCCTGATGCATAGCGACTTGCCCGACGGCAATGCGTGGGGAATGATTGCCCTGCTCTCAATGATTGTTGCGACCAAAACGTCGGACGCCGGCGCTTATTTCACCGGGCGATTTTTGGGTCGCACGAAATTAGCGCCCAATCTGAGTCCCGGCAAAACGGTCGAAGGGGCGATCGGCGGATTGGTCGCGGCCGTGTTTGGCGCCTGGATCGTATTCGCCGTGGTGGCGCCGCAACTGACAACGAGCGAACCCCCTGCGTTCTGGCGACTCTGTCTCTATGCGGTCTGTGTGGCGATCGCCGGCATGATCGGCGATTTGGCCGAGTCGCTATTTAAGCGGGACATGGAAAGCAAGGACTCCAGCACTTGGCTCATCGGCCTGGGGGGGGTGCTCGACGTGATGGATTCGATATTGGTCGCCGCACCGATGGCGCTATTTTTCTGGGAAATCGGGCTGATCGGGCCACGGTAA
- a CDS encoding MTH1187 family thiamine-binding protein gives MVLLEFSMSPLNQGDSVSQYVARSLDIIDKSGLEYRLHAMGTIIEGEIDEVLAVLKACLEAMAADCDRVTCTAKLDYRAGYSGRLQTKVDAVEQKLGRKLKTLDTASGEKDS, from the coding sequence ATGGTCTTGTTGGAATTCAGTATGTCTCCCCTTAATCAGGGGGATAGCGTCAGCCAATATGTCGCCCGCAGTCTCGATATTATCGACAAAAGTGGACTCGAATATCGACTTCATGCCATGGGAACGATCATTGAAGGCGAGATTGATGAAGTGCTAGCGGTCCTCAAAGCCTGTTTAGAGGCAATGGCCGCCGATTGCGACCGAGTTACGTGCACGGCAAAACTTGACTATCGAGCTGGCTATTCAGGACGCTTGCAAACAAAAGTCGATGCGGTCGAACAAAAGCTTGGACGCAAACTGAAGACGTTGGATACAGCTAGCGGCGAGAAAGATTCGTAA
- a CDS encoding isoprenyl transferase, whose amino-acid sequence MTSESSSQSVQSDLGVAAERLPRHIAVIMDGNGRWAQRQGLPRVEGHRRGVTSVRRTTEECARLGIEQLTLYCLSSENWKRPQYELDFLMHLLEQYMIEERSTIMANNIQVRIIGRRDGIPEQVQHEMDRTIELSAANTGTTLCLAINYGGRGEMVDAVRKMASAAVAGTLEPAKITEDDIAAHLYTAGMPDPDLLIRTAGEMRISNFLLWQISYAELWVTQQCWPEFCEETLHQAIRDFAGRDRRFGGLKVDSAEGAT is encoded by the coding sequence ATGACTTCTGAATCGTCCAGTCAATCTGTGCAATCTGACCTCGGCGTCGCGGCCGAACGTCTGCCGCGTCACATTGCCGTGATCATGGATGGCAACGGTCGCTGGGCGCAGCGGCAAGGCTTGCCGCGTGTAGAAGGGCACCGTCGCGGAGTTACGTCGGTTCGCCGCACCACGGAAGAGTGCGCCCGGTTGGGGATCGAACAGCTGACGCTCTACTGTCTTTCGAGTGAGAACTGGAAAAGGCCGCAATACGAGCTCGACTTTCTCATGCATCTGCTCGAGCAGTACATGATCGAAGAACGGAGCACGATCATGGCCAACAATATCCAAGTCCGCATCATCGGCCGCCGCGACGGCATTCCCGAGCAGGTGCAGCACGAAATGGATCGCACGATCGAGCTGAGCGCCGCCAATACCGGTACGACCCTTTGTCTGGCGATCAACTATGGCGGTCGCGGCGAAATGGTCGATGCAGTCCGGAAGATGGCCAGCGCAGCGGTCGCCGGAACGCTGGAGCCGGCGAAGATCACCGAAGACGACATCGCCGCCCATTTGTACACCGCCGGGATGCCGGATCCCGACCTGTTGATTCGCACTGCCGGCGAAATGCGGATCAGCAACTTTTTGCTTTGGCAGATCAGTTACGCCGAGCTTTGGGTCACGCAGCAATGTTGGCCTGAATTTTGTGAAGAAACTTTGCACCAGGCGATACGCGACTTTGCCGGACGAGACCGGCGATTTGGCGGATTAAAGGTCGATTCTGCGGAAGGAGCGACTTAG